Proteins found in one Tumebacillus sp. BK434 genomic segment:
- a CDS encoding ATP-binding protein, which yields MNIRYKVMLMQFAIFLAVLIPLTLLVDQQVRDLYMEHLIDELNEESDKLSQLPDDDRQHHLQSIIQSLSEVSIRDYLLLDADGQVVISTLSSLTTQDLLGREMVQNVLRGAVGNSRQAPSGQEELFYFTARPIHGTAGEIHGALLLFASMEPVHAAVDKFRVMITTLSAGALVLAGWLLYTMAGQMVAPLLKMKDVTRSLANRNYEARVVASGEDEVGQLAQSINELASRLQHHEEQQQEFLADVTHELRTPLSYIQGYSQVLAENWVQDEAERQKYLALIVRESQRLQRLVSELTDLSGAQGEGMKVVLIRTDFQKVVREAYAKLVPAAQEKGIELRIERGQQGALFVIGDPDRLEQVLFNLLTNAIQYTPQGGLVRVQYEADGDDLRVRVQDTGIGIPARDLPHVFDRFYRVDKSRNRANGGMGLGLSIVKGIIDRHGGQIWVGSEAGKGTSFFFTVPLASSRSSVE from the coding sequence ATGAACATCCGCTACAAAGTGATGCTGATGCAGTTCGCCATCTTTTTGGCCGTGCTGATCCCGCTGACGCTGCTGGTCGATCAGCAGGTGCGCGACCTGTATATGGAACATTTGATCGATGAACTGAACGAGGAGAGCGACAAGCTCAGCCAACTGCCCGATGATGATCGGCAGCACCATCTGCAAAGCATCATCCAGTCGCTGAGTGAAGTGTCGATTCGCGACTACCTGCTGCTCGACGCAGACGGGCAGGTGGTGATCTCCACGCTGTCCTCCTTGACGACGCAGGACCTGCTCGGACGGGAGATGGTGCAAAACGTGCTGCGCGGCGCCGTGGGCAACAGCAGGCAGGCTCCGTCCGGGCAAGAGGAGCTGTTTTATTTCACCGCCCGGCCGATTCATGGGACGGCAGGAGAGATTCACGGCGCCTTGCTGCTGTTCGCTTCGATGGAGCCGGTCCATGCGGCGGTGGACAAGTTTCGCGTGATGATCACCACGCTGTCGGCGGGTGCGTTGGTGCTGGCCGGCTGGCTGCTCTATACGATGGCCGGGCAGATGGTCGCGCCGCTCTTGAAGATGAAAGACGTCACTCGCTCGCTCGCCAACCGCAACTACGAAGCGCGGGTGGTGGCCAGCGGGGAGGATGAAGTCGGGCAACTGGCCCAGTCGATCAACGAGTTGGCCAGCCGTCTGCAGCATCATGAGGAGCAGCAGCAGGAATTTCTGGCCGACGTGACGCATGAGCTGCGCACGCCGCTGTCCTATATCCAAGGCTACAGTCAGGTCTTGGCGGAGAATTGGGTGCAGGACGAAGCGGAGCGCCAGAAATACCTCGCCCTGATCGTCCGCGAATCGCAGCGCCTGCAGCGGCTGGTCAGTGAGTTGACCGACCTGTCCGGAGCGCAAGGGGAAGGGATGAAGGTGGTGCTGATCCGCACAGATTTTCAAAAAGTGGTCCGGGAGGCGTATGCCAAGCTCGTGCCGGCCGCCCAGGAAAAAGGGATTGAGTTGCGGATCGAACGGGGGCAGCAAGGAGCGCTTTTTGTGATCGGTGATCCGGACCGGCTGGAGCAGGTGCTGTTCAATCTGCTGACCAACGCCATCCAGTACACGCCGCAGGGCGGGCTTGTCCGGGTGCAGTATGAGGCGGACGGGGACGATCTGCGAGTGCGGGTACAGGATACGGGCATCGGCATTCCGGCCCGGGATCTGCCGCATGTGTTTGACCGCTTTTACCGGGTCGACAAATCCCGCAACCGGGCGAATGGCGGGATGGGCTTGGGTTTGTCAATCGTGAAAGGGATCATCGACCGCCATGGCGGCCAGATCTGGGTGGGGAGCGAAGCGGGCAAGGGCACGTCGTTTTTCTTCACTGTGCCCTTGGCTTCGAGTCGTTCGTCTGTCGAATGA
- a CDS encoding response regulator transcription factor, translating to MAERILIADDEADMRTLLTIALKSQGYEVLAAENGARVIDLLRREAVDVLILDLMMPEVDGWQVLQEVRGKTPTLILSARGAVEDRVKGLNLGASDYLLKPFDMRELIARVQALLRRQESKELLRRGSLVLDRTSKEVRVEEQLLELTPKEYELLEFLALHPGQVFSREQLVDRLWGYDYTGELRAVDTHIKKVRLKLREAGGDGNWVATVWGFGYKFEGAAT from the coding sequence GTGGCGGAGCGAATCTTGATCGCCGATGATGAAGCGGACATGCGGACGCTGCTGACGATTGCGCTGAAGAGTCAGGGCTATGAGGTGCTGGCAGCGGAAAACGGCGCGCGGGTGATCGACCTGCTGCGGCGGGAAGCGGTCGATGTGCTGATCTTGGACTTGATGATGCCGGAGGTCGACGGCTGGCAGGTGCTGCAGGAAGTGCGCGGCAAGACGCCGACGCTGATCTTGTCGGCGCGCGGCGCGGTGGAAGACCGCGTGAAAGGGCTGAACCTCGGCGCGAGCGACTACCTGCTCAAGCCGTTCGACATGCGCGAGCTGATCGCCCGCGTGCAGGCGCTGTTGCGCCGCCAGGAGAGCAAAGAACTGCTCCGCCGCGGCAGCCTCGTGCTCGACCGCACCTCGAAAGAAGTGCGGGTGGAAGAGCAGTTGCTGGAGTTGACGCCAAAAGAGTATGAGCTGCTGGAATTCCTGGCGCTGCATCCCGGCCAGGTGTTTTCCCGCGAGCAGTTGGTCGACCGGCTCTGGGGCTACGATTACACGGGCGAGCTGCGGGCGGTCGACACGCACATCAAAAAGGTGCGCCTCAAGCTGCGCGAGGCGGGCGGCGACGGCAACTGGGTCGCGACGGTGTGGGGCTTCGGCTACAAATTTGAAGGTGCAGCCACATGA